The nucleotide window TTGTGTTTTATATGATACTAAATATTTGGTTTGCACCCGCTTTTTTCCTTAAAAATTTACAACACCGCCGACCCCCACTAATATATGGATTTATAAATGGTTTTTCTGGGACCCATTGCAATAACGTGAACTTCCAAAACATGATGGTGGATGCTGTAGATAATGCGGTATTTTGTGACACGATAGGAATAGAGTCCTTGTAAATCCTCCTTTAAAGACTTTCCCTGTAGCGGATCTATGGAAAGATCATCTAGGGCAGAACGAATTTTTTGTTTGAGCAACGGGTGCAGTCTGGAAATCTGCTTCTCCACATGGGGAGGGATCAGGATTCTGTAGGGCATATTTCAGTTCCAATCGATCTCTTTGTGGGATTTGGACTTCATCCGGTTTTTTTTAAAATATTTTTTTCCCTTTTGAATGGCCTCCATCAATTTTTTGTCCTGCTTGATTTCAAGCGTTTCCAAAAGGCTTTCCCATTCCTCAAAATTCATGAGGACAGCCGCCGGTTTTCCCTTGGCGGTGATGACGTACTCTTGGCCTGCATTCTGGGCCTTACGGACCGCTTCCAAGACTTTTGTGCGAAATTCTGTGACGGGAACGATTTTTGGTATCATTTTCACCTCCATGCAAACTGTAGCGGAAAAATGCCCATATCACAAGCGGGATTTATTCCTTCTCCCGCTGGCTCAATAAGTTGTAGGCAGAGGGGACGACGAACAGTGTCAGCAGGGTTGACAGAAAGACGCCACCGATAACGGCGATGGCCATGGGCACTCTGGCTTCCGCGCCGGGACCAAAGCCTAAGCGGGAGGAATAGGCGGAGGGAAGCCGCAGAAATGACCACTCCACACAGCAAAACCAAGCGCCTTGAGAAGGAAAGCGACGACTTGGATAAAATTTAAAATATATTTTCCCGATCGAGGGCGCGGTATTGGACGGCTTCGGCGATTTGTTCGGTTTCGATGATTTCTTTTCCGTCCAGATCGGCGATCGTACGGGAGACTTTTAAAATTCTGTCATGGGCGCGTGCGGAAAGGTTTAAAGTTGGAAAAATTTTGCGGAAAAATTTTTCAGCCTCCGGTGTCAGCGGACAAAACTCTTTTAAATCTTTGTGGGTGAGTTGGGCGTTGCAAGAGAAATCAAGTTCGGCATAGCGTTCCTGCTGGCGTTTTCGTGTTGTCATCACTCTCTCCCGAATTTGTGCCGAAGATTCGGTGGGAAGATTTCCAAACAGGTCTTCTTCGTTTAAAGGGGCCATTTCAATTTGCAAATCAATTCGGTCGAGCAAGGGACCGGAAATTTTGTGGCGATATTGCAGAATGGAACCCGGCGCGCAGATGCAGTGGCGCTTGGGGTGTCCCAAGTAACCGCACCGGCACGGGTTCATCGCGGCGATAAGTTGAAACGAGGCCGGAAATTTCATGCGCGACTTGGAACGGGTCAGGCAGACATGACCGGCTTCAAGAGGTTGACGTAACATTTGTAAAACATCGCGATGAAATTCCGGGAGTTCATCGAGAAACAAAACGCCGTTATGGGCGAGTGTGATTTCGCCGGGGTATAAAAAATCTTTGCCGCCGCCAATCAGGGCCGCGTAAGAAGTGGAATGATGGGGA belongs to Deltaproteobacteria bacterium and includes:
- a CDS encoding type II toxin-antitoxin system Phd/YefM family antitoxin, with the translated sequence MIPKIVPVTEFRTKVLEAVRKAQNAGQEYVITAKGKPAAVLMNFEEWESLLETLEIKQDKKLMEAIQKGKKYFKKNRMKSKSHKEIDWN
- a CDS encoding type II toxin-antitoxin system RelE/ParE family toxin, which codes for MPYRILIPPHVEKQISRLHPLLKQKIRSALDDLSIDPLQGKSLKEDLQGLYSYRVTKYRIIYSIHHHVLEVHVIAMGPRKTIYKSIY